The Nitrososphaerota archaeon genome has a segment encoding these proteins:
- a CDS encoding RDD family protein, which produces MGAEQKELTIAKWSDRFVAWLIDFIIVGAVAEAVFTIFALPFAFRFPSLNFNDVMNIAFGAQVRSVIYLAYWTYFESTSGQSLGKKAMNLKVVDMNGNVPKLTMAFFQALGKAFILVLDVIIGWIFLNENRQRLLNRLTDTLVIKVKSVPSSGIKLVKEEE; this is translated from the coding sequence ATGGGAGCGGAACAGAAGGAGCTTACGATTGCAAAATGGTCTGACAGGTTCGTAGCTTGGCTTATTGATTTCATAATTGTTGGAGCTGTGGCGGAAGCCGTATTCACCATTTTTGCGCTGCCGTTTGCTTTCAGGTTTCCGAGCCTTAATTTTAACGATGTTATGAACATAGCGTTTGGTGCCCAAGTTAGGTCTGTGATCTATCTGGCCTACTGGACTTATTTCGAATCTACGAGTGGCCAATCTCTAGGCAAAAAGGCCATGAACCTTAAAGTAGTTGATATGAATGGCAACGTGCCCAAGTTAACAATGGCATTTTTTCAAGCACTTGGTAAAGCTTTCATTCTGGTATTAGATGTAATAATAGGCTGGATATTCCTGAATGAGAACAGGCAGAGGCTACTTAACAGGCTGACTGACACACTGGTAATCAAGGTCAAGTCTGTGCCCTCTTCGGGCATAAAACTCGTCAAAGAGGAAGAATAG
- a CDS encoding nodulation protein NfeD, producing MKLLRIFLLLAFLLFWNASLADAQEPKVLWVEIHDIVSSATVDQVAGAVEEAKSREYVAIVFALNTPGGLVDSTFKITEEIQRSPVPVIGFVYPSGGQALSAGTYILMATDLAAMAPFTRIGSAQPIAGGSPVNDTKFINAFSKQMESFANLHARNSTQVVRFITHNDNLLPEEALARHVIETVASSPEELLQKVNGMRVMTLNGEKTLQTEGTSIVKFGDSPRVIVVRAFSDPIVSNLLVGIGLFVLILGLSTPGWGAEILGVVMLLLGLLGQGFNVNYAALALMSIGAALLLYELYTPGHGILGIGGVVLLGLGTSFFITQPPGPLLINPSYFHSFLQVLIPSYALATVFFGVLIFKFAKVRKMKSRIEKYPSGVGRTVDDIEPNKEGYVIVGGEYWKAKSSSKIKSGEQVKVVGNENDILLVESV from the coding sequence ATGAAACTGCTGAGAATCTTTCTTCTCCTCGCTTTTCTTCTTTTTTGGAATGCCTCTTTAGCAGACGCACAGGAGCCGAAGGTACTCTGGGTTGAGATTCACGACATAGTCAGTTCTGCAACTGTTGATCAAGTTGCTGGTGCAGTAGAAGAGGCCAAGAGTAGAGAGTATGTTGCCATAGTGTTTGCATTGAATACACCTGGAGGGTTGGTAGATTCGACATTCAAAATTACTGAAGAAATCCAGAGGTCTCCTGTCCCTGTTATTGGCTTCGTGTATCCTTCTGGAGGACAAGCTCTCTCTGCAGGAACTTACATTCTGATGGCTACTGACCTAGCGGCTATGGCACCTTTTACAAGGATAGGCTCTGCTCAGCCCATAGCTGGAGGTTCACCTGTCAATGATACAAAATTCATCAATGCCTTTTCCAAGCAGATGGAAAGTTTCGCCAATCTTCATGCTAGAAATTCAACTCAGGTTGTCAGATTCATAACTCACAACGATAATCTGCTTCCCGAAGAAGCTCTGGCAAGGCACGTGATAGAAACTGTAGCGTCGAGTCCAGAGGAGTTGCTGCAGAAAGTCAATGGGATGAGGGTTATGACTCTGAATGGTGAAAAGACTCTTCAAACTGAAGGAACCTCGATAGTCAAGTTTGGAGATAGCCCAAGAGTCATTGTGGTAAGAGCATTCTCCGATCCCATAGTTTCAAACCTTCTAGTTGGTATAGGGCTCTTCGTACTGATTCTTGGCCTGTCTACGCCCGGCTGGGGAGCAGAAATTCTTGGTGTCGTTATGTTACTCTTGGGCTTGCTCGGTCAAGGTTTCAATGTCAACTATGCCGCATTGGCTTTAATGAGCATCGGGGCTGCCCTGCTGCTCTACGAGCTATATACACCCGGACACGGAATTTTAGGAATTGGAGGCGTAGTACTCTTGGGATTGGGCACATCTTTCTTCATTACTCAACCTCCTGGGCCATTGCTGATCAACCCAAGCTACTTTCATAGCTTCCTGCAGGTCCTGATTCCTTCATATGCCCTTGCAACAGTATTCTTTGGAGTGTTGATTTTCAAGTTTGCGAAGGTGCGGAAGATGAAATCCCGCATAGAGAAGTATCCTAGCGGTGTGGGTAGAACAGTCGATGATATTGAACCTAACAAGGAAGGCTACGTCATTGTTGGAGGGGAGTACTGGAAGGCTAAATCCTCCTCAAAGATAAAATCTGGAGAGCAGGTTAAGGTAGTTGGGAATGAGAATGATATATTGCTAGTAGAGTCAGTGTGA
- a CDS encoding slipin family protein codes for MFSQVLQVGDIASTVGLIFLGIILLGLLRSMIRIVREYERAVIFRLGRLLGAKGPGIVVLIPILDQLRVVDLRLFTLDIPKQRVITKDNITVDVDAVVYFRVGDPVSAVVKVQDYVTASSLIAQTTLRDVLGQVDFDDILSKRDELNKQIQAILDEVTAPWGIKVTSVAIKDAAIPENMQRAIAKQAEAEREKRGRIIIAEGELQAAKTMAEAAAQYSKDPAAMRLRELQTWAEIAREKNLVVVTEGRSSDLGTVIGLTKQKKEK; via the coding sequence ATGTTCAGCCAAGTTTTGCAGGTTGGAGATATAGCAAGTACAGTTGGTCTGATATTTCTTGGAATAATTCTGCTAGGGCTTTTGCGCTCAATGATCAGAATAGTCAGAGAATACGAGAGAGCGGTAATATTTCGATTGGGAAGGCTACTCGGAGCGAAGGGGCCTGGCATCGTCGTGTTGATACCAATACTTGACCAATTGAGAGTTGTCGACCTTAGATTATTCACCCTCGACATACCCAAGCAGAGAGTCATTACCAAGGACAACATTACTGTCGATGTTGATGCAGTAGTCTACTTTAGAGTTGGAGACCCGGTAAGCGCAGTCGTGAAGGTTCAAGATTACGTAACCGCATCCAGCCTGATTGCGCAGACGACATTAAGGGATGTTTTAGGTCAGGTAGACTTTGATGATATTCTCAGCAAAAGGGACGAACTGAACAAGCAGATTCAAGCCATTCTTGACGAGGTTACAGCGCCTTGGGGAATAAAGGTCACTTCTGTTGCAATAAAAGATGCGGCAATACCTGAAAACATGCAGAGAGCCATAGCAAAGCAGGCTGAAGCCGAGAGAGAGAAGAGGGGCAGGATTATCATAGCGGAAGGTGAACTGCAAGCTGCGAAGACCATGGCAGAGGCTGCCGCTCAATACTCGAAGGATCCTGCAGCGATGCGCTTGAGGGAACTTCAGACGTGGGCAGAAATTGCAAGGGAGAAGAACTTGGTAGTCGTCACGGAAGGAAGGTCTTCTGATCTAGGGACTGTTATAGGGCTGACCAAGCAAAAGAAAGAGAAATGA
- a CDS encoding pyridoxamine 5'-phosphate oxidase family protein: protein MKIPPEAKGILENAYQKSYPCVLATSTKDGKPDIGIKASMMVFDEESLAYWERTKKTHLNNIFANPNIAVICWDGQEKTGYRFFGTAEIASDEKVRDAVRERVPENEKKLDPNKEGLAIIIKVSTVLPLGKAKQTFKPENAPAH from the coding sequence ATGAAGATACCTCCAGAGGCTAAAGGCATCCTCGAAAATGCTTACCAGAAATCCTATCCTTGTGTTCTTGCGACTTCAACAAAAGATGGGAAGCCCGATATTGGCATCAAAGCGAGCATGATGGTCTTCGACGAAGAATCGCTGGCGTACTGGGAGAGAACCAAAAAAACTCATCTGAACAACATATTTGCAAACCCCAACATCGCTGTAATCTGCTGGGACGGTCAGGAAAAGACAGGATACAGGTTCTTTGGCACTGCTGAAATTGCTAGCGACGAAAAGGTCAGGGATGCCGTAAGGGAAAGGGTTCCGGAGAATGAAAAAAAACTTGATCCAAATAAAGAGGGTCTAGCCATAATCATAAAAGTTTCAACAGTTTTACCGTTAGGAAAGGCCAAGCAGACCTTCAAGCCTGAAAATGCTCCAGCGCATTAG
- a CDS encoding MFS transporter: MKQELPKYKDRWLALAVINIGTFIAPFDTGIISIVLPNIARDFRASLSLAIWVPVIYLIILAAFMTSFGRYSDIKGRKKFFNIGLLIFVVGSFLSGSSTDIFQLLAFRTIQAVGGAFLLANGRALITDAFPPHQRGFAMGTHVTTIYVALALGPALGGVITDLVGWKTVFFVNVPIGIVMLVLSQLKVREREAVANVKMDWLGSLLLGFGLGSLLLGLTFGPDNNWTIKETKFELIEGQFQTIYIPIVGLLALGIVLLIAFGVVQLRIPYPVLDLRLLTSNRLFLSSNLAVLLIYTAHHSAIIMLSFYLQLFRGMDPFDAAIILAALPAAVTIVSPVGGNLSDRIGSRELSAIGLALVTVGLAVLGFLSPTTSIVLIIVALIVLGIGVGLFAAPNTNANLSSVTPDKRSLANGMLGSMRHMGQSLSLVLSAMAVGVFLPENIYEQGGLISITEYIMGLNNAFRLGAVIAAIGILVALIREKKV, translated from the coding sequence ATGAAACAAGAGTTGCCTAAATACAAGGACAGATGGCTGGCACTAGCTGTCATAAACATAGGCACCTTTATAGCTCCTTTTGACACGGGCATAATCTCTATAGTACTTCCGAATATAGCGAGGGACTTTCGGGCGAGCCTGAGTTTAGCAATTTGGGTCCCTGTAATCTACCTCATAATACTCGCAGCTTTTATGACAAGCTTCGGAAGATACTCCGATATCAAGGGGAGGAAGAAGTTCTTCAATATTGGACTCTTAATATTCGTAGTAGGTTCTTTCCTGAGTGGAAGTTCAACTGATATCTTCCAATTACTTGCATTCAGGACAATTCAAGCAGTTGGAGGAGCATTCTTGCTTGCAAATGGCAGAGCTTTGATCACTGATGCCTTTCCTCCCCATCAAAGAGGGTTTGCAATGGGCACCCATGTGACGACGATCTATGTAGCACTGGCCCTTGGCCCTGCACTAGGCGGTGTCATAACAGACCTTGTAGGGTGGAAGACTGTCTTCTTTGTCAATGTCCCAATTGGTATAGTCATGCTTGTTCTTTCACAACTAAAGGTCAGGGAGAGGGAAGCTGTAGCAAATGTGAAGATGGACTGGCTTGGCTCTTTGTTGCTTGGTTTCGGCCTTGGCTCTCTGCTGCTTGGTCTGACATTCGGCCCCGACAACAACTGGACCATAAAAGAGACAAAGTTTGAACTCATTGAGGGTCAGTTTCAAACCATCTACATCCCAATAGTAGGTCTGCTTGCACTTGGGATCGTTCTGCTTATAGCATTTGGAGTTGTCCAGCTAAGGATTCCATACCCAGTGTTAGATCTTAGGCTGCTTACATCTAACAGGCTCTTCCTGTCTTCGAACCTTGCAGTTCTCCTGATATACACCGCGCACCATAGCGCGATAATTATGCTCTCCTTCTATTTACAACTGTTCAGAGGGATGGATCCTTTTGATGCAGCCATAATTCTCGCGGCTTTGCCTGCAGCAGTCACCATAGTCTCACCTGTCGGGGGGAATTTGTCTGACCGTATAGGCTCGAGAGAATTGAGCGCCATAGGTTTGGCCTTGGTAACAGTAGGGCTTGCGGTGCTTGGATTTCTATCACCTACCACATCTATAGTTCTCATCATTGTTGCTCTGATTGTCCTTGGCATAGGTGTGGGGCTATTCGCAGCTCCTAATACGAATGCTAATTTATCGTCAGTGACTCCAGACAAAAGGAGCCTTGCGAATGGGATGTTAGGCTCTATGAGACACATGGGTCAGAGCCTAAGCCTCGTTTTGAGTGCCATGGCAGTAGGCGTATTCCTGCCAGAGAATATCTACGAGCAGGGAGGTTTGATCTCTATAACTGAATACATTATGGGTCTGAACAATGCCTTCAGACTCGGCGCTGTAATAGCGGCAATAGGAATCTTAGTAGCTCTTATCAGAGAAAAGAAAGTCTGA
- a CDS encoding MFS transporter, with product MVNWFERDQLLLQAAYGIRAFIFGYLNIAFPIYMSSAGLDSISIGLVITGAILFASILSAVVGVAADRYGRKKMILMLAGIVCVGSVMLLISNNIVVIIFVAIFGLFAGGPPAGNTFGVLQQVMLADVATAKSRNSAFAVTFLISSVSAAGGSLMAGLPDLYSTFADVSNIDAFTPLFIITAALAVLYASMLLPVKEVKHQRTSTSILPKSTSFVAKISGLAIVDGFGTALVAPLLSYWFVITYNVPLTVIGMLFFVANLISAAFYLLGPKVAAKVGVVRAIVWLHVPSDILLILQPLAPDFGIAAVIHLLRATTSIVDIPLRQSFIMGVASPEERASVGGFSAFARNISSSASPAVSGYSIQVISNAIPFFLSGAFQLANDLAFYRLFRNTKPPEETAVNP from the coding sequence ATGGTCAACTGGTTTGAGAGGGATCAGCTATTGCTGCAGGCAGCTTACGGCATACGGGCTTTCATATTCGGCTACCTGAACATAGCTTTCCCAATCTATATGAGCAGTGCAGGGCTCGATTCCATCTCTATCGGGCTAGTGATTACCGGTGCCATACTCTTTGCTTCAATACTTTCCGCAGTTGTAGGAGTTGCTGCTGACCGCTACGGAAGAAAGAAGATGATCCTCATGCTTGCGGGAATAGTCTGCGTTGGAAGCGTCATGCTTCTCATATCTAACAATATAGTTGTCATAATCTTTGTTGCTATATTCGGCTTGTTTGCAGGGGGTCCTCCTGCAGGTAATACGTTTGGAGTGCTGCAGCAGGTCATGTTGGCTGATGTTGCAACTGCAAAATCTAGAAACTCTGCTTTTGCTGTAACATTCCTCATAAGCTCTGTTTCAGCTGCTGGAGGCTCTCTTATGGCAGGTTTGCCTGACCTTTACTCGACATTCGCAGACGTTTCCAATATTGATGCGTTTACGCCGCTCTTCATCATTACGGCAGCACTTGCAGTGCTATACGCTTCTATGCTTCTGCCAGTAAAAGAAGTTAAGCACCAGAGAACCTCTACCAGCATCCTTCCAAAGTCAACCTCATTCGTGGCAAAGATTTCTGGCCTTGCAATTGTGGATGGATTTGGAACAGCCCTAGTAGCTCCACTATTATCATACTGGTTCGTGATAACATACAATGTTCCGCTAACGGTCATAGGGATGCTATTCTTTGTAGCTAACCTTATCTCAGCGGCATTTTATCTTCTGGGGCCAAAAGTTGCTGCAAAAGTCGGTGTTGTAAGGGCAATTGTATGGCTCCATGTACCATCCGACATACTTCTTATCCTTCAACCTCTCGCACCAGATTTTGGCATAGCTGCGGTCATACACCTTTTACGTGCAACAACATCAATCGTAGATATTCCCTTGAGACAGTCGTTCATAATGGGAGTCGCAAGCCCGGAGGAGAGGGCAAGTGTGGGAGGGTTCTCAGCTTTTGCCAGAAACATATCGAGCTCTGCCAGCCCCGCAGTTTCAGGGTACAGCATACAAGTAATTTCCAATGCTATACCGTTCTTCTTGAGCGGAGCCTTCCAGTTAGCCAACGATCTGGCGTTTTACCGCTTATTCAGAAATACGAAACCGCCTGAAGAAACTGCCGTCAATCCCTAA
- a CDS encoding ABC transporter ATP-binding protein: protein MTEAVIKDLKKSFGSTQAVRGVSFTVNSQKIVTLLGLSGCGKTTVLRCIAGIEEPDEGEISIGGEVVFSSANNIFVPPERRGVGMVFQSYALWPHLTVFENIAYPLKIRKMPRNGINKKVNEVLELVHLSGLEDRLAPNLSGGQQQRVALARALVYNPKLILFDEPLSNLDAPLREEMRGELKLLQKNIGITAIYVTHDRTEALSLSDELVIMGNGRVLATGTPSELLDNPPNSYTAILLAGMSVIYGKITEANNGSVVFDAPFGKVYCKSGDAKEGENMKLCLRVDRLNLLKAPNNKTNIFGATITSVTHSGYFVEYKMILSGQAIKVVKEREKALPASVGDKVYLEFPENACTLVRD, encoded by the coding sequence ATGACGGAAGCTGTCATAAAGGACCTGAAGAAGAGCTTCGGATCGACTCAAGCGGTTAGGGGAGTTTCGTTCACTGTAAACAGCCAGAAAATTGTTACCCTATTGGGCCTAAGCGGCTGCGGGAAGACCACCGTGCTACGATGCATAGCTGGTATCGAAGAGCCAGACGAAGGAGAAATCTCGATAGGCGGAGAAGTAGTCTTCTCATCTGCCAACAATATCTTCGTCCCCCCTGAAAGAAGGGGGGTAGGCATGGTCTTTCAATCCTACGCCCTTTGGCCTCATTTGACAGTCTTTGAGAATATCGCGTACCCACTGAAGATTAGAAAAATGCCCAGAAATGGAATAAACAAAAAGGTCAACGAGGTTCTTGAACTCGTCCATCTATCTGGACTTGAAGACAGGTTGGCTCCCAATCTTAGCGGGGGGCAGCAGCAGAGAGTCGCCCTTGCAAGGGCACTCGTTTACAATCCAAAATTGATCTTGTTCGACGAACCCCTAAGCAACCTTGATGCGCCTTTAAGAGAAGAAATGAGGGGAGAGCTCAAACTTTTGCAGAAGAACATAGGGATAACTGCAATTTACGTGACACATGACAGAACCGAGGCGCTATCATTAAGTGATGAGCTGGTAATAATGGGAAATGGCAGGGTGTTGGCAACAGGCACTCCATCCGAGCTTTTAGATAATCCCCCGAATTCATACACAGCAATCCTGCTTGCGGGCATGTCGGTAATATACGGCAAGATAACTGAAGCGAATAACGGCAGTGTCGTCTTTGATGCACCATTTGGCAAAGTCTACTGCAAATCAGGAGATGCAAAAGAAGGAGAAAACATGAAACTATGTTTGCGTGTTGATCGATTGAATCTCCTAAAGGCTCCTAATAACAAGACAAACATCTTTGGTGCTACCATAACATCAGTAACACACAGCGGGTATTTTGTAGAATACAAGATGATACTGAGCGGTCAGGCGATAAAGGTGGTCAAGGAACGCGAAAAAGCACTTCCCGCCAGTGTCGGAGACAAAGTCTATTTGGAGTTCCCAGAAAATGCCTGCACGCTAGTTAGGGATTGA
- a CDS encoding extracellular solute-binding protein → MRKILEDASKERQLVIYAALPGVLGSLISAFRGKYKEQNFHVTYLSGHPVPIAEKIRAEIKTGIPSADVIILPQYSLMQLENDGLLQKYDSPELSTYPSNYYEHGGAALTLEPTGLMYSTVLVRENELPKTLDDLTDKRWKGMIAMQSLTRRVEGLLGIFFLASLRRTGNEKQWTTFLKKLASDIRPKTYDCLHHMKDATKNGKHAISFPGALRAESLKEVGGIEPFFLHDVPPTAILRSIGILKNSTHSNVAKLFVDFALSKDWQSKLGETKEGMVPARLGIQSSYWISSPLSKGVTIFPNMEEVQQVEEFVAAYRQAGLD, encoded by the coding sequence ATGCGTAAAATTCTTGAAGATGCGAGCAAGGAGAGGCAGCTTGTCATATATGCTGCTCTGCCTGGAGTTTTAGGTTCGCTAATCTCCGCTTTCAGAGGGAAGTACAAAGAGCAGAACTTCCATGTAACGTATCTTAGTGGCCATCCAGTACCTATTGCAGAAAAGATCAGGGCAGAGATCAAGACTGGGATACCTTCTGCTGACGTTATCATACTTCCCCAATACTCGCTCATGCAACTTGAAAATGACGGCCTCTTGCAGAAGTACGATTCACCTGAACTTTCGACGTACCCTTCAAACTATTACGAGCATGGCGGAGCAGCACTTACCCTAGAGCCTACAGGCCTAATGTACAGCACTGTTCTAGTTCGCGAGAACGAACTTCCAAAGACCCTTGATGATCTCACAGACAAAAGATGGAAAGGCATGATCGCGATGCAGTCTTTGACTAGGAGGGTTGAGGGTCTTCTCGGCATATTCTTCTTAGCAAGCCTCCGTAGGACTGGTAATGAAAAACAATGGACTACATTTCTTAAAAAACTTGCATCGGATATACGGCCAAAAACTTATGACTGCTTGCATCACATGAAGGATGCGACGAAGAACGGAAAACATGCGATTTCTTTTCCCGGGGCGTTAAGGGCTGAAAGCTTGAAAGAGGTAGGAGGGATAGAGCCGTTTTTCCTGCACGACGTACCTCCAACTGCAATTCTAAGATCCATTGGGATACTCAAGAACTCAACACATTCAAACGTAGCCAAACTCTTTGTAGACTTTGCGCTTTCAAAAGACTGGCAGTCCAAGCTTGGAGAAACGAAGGAGGGAATGGTTCCTGCAAGACTGGGCATACAGTCGAGCTACTGGATAAGCTCCCCTTTGTCGAAAGGCGTGACGATATTCCCAAATATGGAGGAAGTTCAGCAGGTGGAGGAGTTCGTTGCAGCTTACAGGCAGGCGGGTTTGGACTAG
- the pqqC gene encoding pyrroloquinoline-quinone synthase PqqC: MDAEKKLLDREIFIRNLKGEGNERFHAKHPFNRMMFDGKLTKTQVRAWIVNMFYYQLNIPMKDAAIISNCSIPEVRRFWISRILEHDGYGKVEGGITGWLKLGEAAGISKEDMISARFLPGVRFSVDSYVNFARTRNWVESVAASLSDLFYEALAERVKAFEKHYRWVKSEGLGYFRSRLIQTRRDSNIALDIAVRYCDAPDLQKRAIEAVSFKNDVLWSISDAIHTAYVVNQMPLSASL, translated from the coding sequence ATGGATGCAGAAAAAAAACTTCTTGATAGGGAAATCTTCATCAGAAATTTAAAAGGTGAGGGAAACGAAAGGTTCCACGCAAAGCATCCGTTCAACAGGATGATGTTCGACGGCAAACTCACAAAGACGCAGGTAAGGGCATGGATAGTCAATATGTTCTATTATCAGCTAAACATACCTATGAAAGACGCTGCGATAATCTCCAACTGTTCAATACCTGAAGTAAGGAGGTTCTGGATTTCTAGGATTCTTGAGCATGACGGTTATGGAAAAGTTGAAGGCGGGATTACCGGATGGCTAAAACTTGGAGAAGCTGCTGGGATCTCGAAGGAAGACATGATCTCTGCAAGGTTTCTGCCAGGAGTGCGATTCTCCGTAGATTCGTATGTAAACTTTGCAAGGACTAGAAACTGGGTTGAGTCTGTCGCAGCATCACTTTCCGATTTGTTCTATGAAGCTCTCGCAGAGAGGGTCAAGGCATTCGAAAAACACTACCGCTGGGTAAAGTCCGAAGGATTAGGGTATTTCAGATCAAGGTTAATTCAAACTAGAAGGGACAGTAACATAGCGTTAGATATAGCCGTAAGATACTGCGACGCGCCAGATCTCCAGAAGCGTGCCATAGAGGCCGTATCTTTCAAGAATGATGTTCTGTGGAGCATCTCTGATGCTATCCATACTGCCTATGTTGTAAATCAGATGCCGTTGAGCGCATCATTGTAA